The Chanos chanos chromosome 3, fChaCha1.1, whole genome shotgun sequence genome segment AAAGTGCCATGTATTGTGCCTCAAGCTCTAACCAACATTGATATACTGTTGTTGGCATTTGGATTTGGAATGTGCAGTAAAATAAGCCAACTGTCATTTTCTAACAAAACAGATTATGAAATCCACACCATTTAGAAAATTCCAACTGTTGTGAACAACCTCAATAAACTAAGAGTAGTATTTGAAACAGAAGTGTAACTGCACCATTAAAGAcataacattcatttatttttcatgcttAATAGATTTTCCTCTCACACTGATAATGTTACCTTGAAGAAGAAAAATCCCACACAGCTGAAGAGAAACCTGACGAGCCAGCTATAATTTCGCATTACTTCTGTCATTACTACTCCTGGATGAAGAGAATTTGCTGTTACACCTaaaccagaaacaaacacacacacacacaaacacacacacacacacacacacacacacacacacacacacacacacacacaaacagattactTATTGAGATAATATATACAAtactttcattttcctttctgaGAAGTTTACTCCAAATATACTGAATGAATATTGCACAGTGAGCTGTAAGGGAGCTGGAGAACATCTGCTCAGcagtctctgtgagtcagactcatctgtttattgtttcatgttcatttcaCCCTGCGCATGGTTCAGAAAGTATAGCCTGGAAAACTCATTTGATCTCCATTTCTCTAGAAACGGGCAAACTGTTGTTCATTCCATTTAATAAGGAAAATGTTAAAGTTAAATCTGATGTTGTGCGATATGAATGTATACTAAagacaagactgaaaaaaagacagatcaaTCAAAATACCGCCTTTCATTGTAGAGTGGAAAGTTCAATATATCAAGAAAACATCCCAGCAATGCCCACAAACGTAAGAATGGGAGATTGGTGTAGCTGAGCTGCGTGATGGCATGACTACCTGTGTTCTGTAGCCTGCGTGCTAACTCATTGGTGCAGAGGATGTTGTGAAGCTTGGTGTGGTTGTAGACAGTGTCCATTTTGTAACTGAGGTTTTCGCCATGGAAGTGAGAGAAATCAACCTTCCCTCTCCAGTGGTTAACAGAGGCCACGTTCACAATACGAGATGGAGCTGAGCGTTTCAGCAGATCTGAAGAAGGACAGAGCAAAATCAGCATTGTCCAATCACTGGACATCACCTCTCAGTGACGGGCAACTGTGAGGTTAGTATGATAGCGTTAATGTGAATATGTTGGAATAGCCGAAGTGGTTAAACATAGAGTAATGTCTGACCCAGAAGTAGATTGGTGAGCAGGAAGGGTCCAACATGATTGGTGGCAAATGAAACCTCTATTCCATCTGCAGTGAGTGCTCTAGGAAGACCTGTACAATAAACAAACTCATTATGAacatttaatgagagagagagagagagagagagagagagagagagagagagaatgagaacatATATGAACAGGGCACCTGAGGCCCCAGCATTGTTGACCAGTATGTGAAGCTGCTTCTCCTCTTGTAAGATTTGGGCGGCGAACTTTCTGACCGAATCCAGTGAGGAGGTGTCCAGCAGTTTCAGATGCACATCATCGTTGCCACTGAGCCTCCTGATTTCCTGCAACGCTGCATTCCCCCGGGCCTCACTGCGACATGCAAGAATCACCCGTGCGCCACGACGAGCAAAGTCCAGGGCAATGAACTTACCTATCcctgaaaaagacaaataaaagtaTTCAAAGAATgggtgaggggagagagagagagagagagagagagagagaggaaaaagaaaaaggaatggGTGAGATAAAGAAGGAATATCAGCCATGTTTGACAGTTGGACAATTGCAAAAGAATGAGgataaaataaagaataaaaatgtaaaaagaaaaaaataataataaaaaagaaggaATTTGCAACAAATTAATCCTTCATACAAACAACAGTTATAGTGATGTTTTCAAACATATAAAGATCAAAGCTGTTTTTATCAGCAAAACGTAACTGTGCATGTATAAAAATAGGATTAAGCATATGGTAACAGTTACGGGATGGCTTCTATCCCAGTAAGTGAGATACTTTTTCCAAGTATTTGGTTTAAGCGAGACCAAATGGTGGAGCTCCTCCGTAAATAATGACATGACTTTGATTTGTTCTTCTGCCAAAGTTTGAAGAAATTTAAGGAGCTGTCTGCAACTTCCCCTCATGTTGGAAGTAGTCATTCCATCAGATTGCCCAATTAGAGTGAATGTGTCgactctgttttttgttttctgttaataattacagtaaaaattCTACACGAATTACATTAAAGGACAAAGTACAAATAATAAACCTCTCTACAATAGTGTTCACTACAATTATAAATCgaaattgtttaatttttaaatagGACCTCAGCGCAGGTCGTAGGGAGCATATATTCAGCCGCTCTGTTATTTACAACTCAGCTCCAAAGAGACCATATAGATATGGAGACAAGTGGCAAAACTTAATAGTTTGTACCAGATCATACTGTCAGATGTCTGACTCATGTAGACTAAAGACTATGAAATGCGTCTGTACTTACCTGTGTTCGCTCCAGTAACAATTGCCGTTTTGCCGTTCAACCGCACAGTGCACGCACGCGGATCCCAAGGACCTCGCCTTTGAGATCGAACAATAATACTCAAAATCACTGTGGAAACCATCCATAGTGGATGCGAAATTATGTCGATCCACTCCCAGGACATTTATAGAGTTAATGTAATTACAACGAAAATTATATGTACTTTATAACTGACAAGAAAAATCAACGAGAACGCATCTCAAGAGGCGAGCGAAATTTACACACAACCTCGAGCGACCATCTGCAGACTGCAGTTCAGCAACTGTTCAAATTTCAAGGCTATGCCCCTATACAAAGGAAACATGCTCCGCAAGTTCCGTGCACATTACGTAGAGCCTACACAGTTCAGTTCTTACTTTGTTGCGTATGAATAGACAATGGTCTTTCTTAATAGAACAATCTGTGGTTTAAGTATAGTCCTTTAGTATAACATATCCGCTAGTTGCATAGCTTaaagactgacatttttttaaaggaaaggaTGTGCATTACTACTAtgtgttattactattatttattatttattatccGTTTTGAACGACGCTGTCAAAGTAATGAACTTAAACAAGTCGAGACCGCTGAATCCACGCCCGTTCCGCTAGTTATGTGATCCAGCCATGGGatctgaacacactgaactccCTCTCCATACTGAAGTCCGCTAGCTTTTGAGGGACAAGTACTGAATAAGCTGTTCGAGCTGCGAAATGAGATATGTTGCGTTTTGTCAGACAATGCGTCTCCTCTTACCACCTTCACAATCATTGGATTGCCAAACTAGCATACCTAGCAGATATTTTTTACTAATTTGAACGATTTGAATGTCGGTCTGCAAGGCAGGGACGCTACGATTTTGAAACTGTGTGACCGAGTCAGTGGTTTTCTCAAGAAAGCGGAGATGCATCATGATAATGTGTTCCTCGCAGTTGAGGATATGGAGAGAGACACGGTAAAAACCATCTTGGATGGACACTTCACTGACGTGTCTTCCAGTTTGAAATCATACTTGCCTGATGTTAGAGAGAAGCCTGAGCAACTGGATTGGGTCAGATACCCATTTACAGATTGCCAAAACAACCGTGGCACGCTATCTGTTCACTTGAGGGAGAAGCTATTGGATGTATCCACAGAACATAGGTTGCAGGCTAGTTTTGAAAACTGTTCCCTGACATTGTTTTGGGTGTTTGTGAGGGGAAAGCACCTTTTGTCCCAATACTGACTTGCAGGGTGGAGTTCTGTTAGTAACATAGTTGCCAGAACTTTTGAAgacattaataaattaaattatttattaatgtcTGCAAGACATTAAGGGTGGTGTAGtaggtagcgctgtcgcctcacagcaagaaggtcccaggATTGAttctgtgttgagtttgcatgttctccccgtgtctgcgttgTTTTTCCTCCGGgggctctggtttcctcccacagtccaaagacatgcaggttaggcaaattggagacgCTAAACTGCCCCTtggtgttagtgtgtttgtctgtgtgtctgccctgcgatggactggcaacctatccagggtgtttccccacctttcgccctataagcgctgggataggctccagcaccccccgtgaccctagtTAgtataagtggctttgaaaatgagtgagtgagagtgttgtcgactttaatggtttttattcattattttgaacCCAACGCGCCCTCAGCTGAAAACTGGACACAGCAAAAACTGTCAATTTAGGAACACTGTGACAAATTTCAAGCTAAATGAAGCATAGGATGCACATAAGGTTTGTGTGATATTATAACATGCTTTCCATTAATAGGtgaaatatgatatttttgAAGATAACCAAATTTCTCAATTAAATTTTGAAACAGCTGACGATCAATCAGATAGGCCTAATTGTCTATCACCTGGATTACGTCATTCTTCGTTTTAGGGTTTTCCACACTGATTTCATCATTTGATAGTGAGTGTGGGCTCATGGAGCACACAGGGGTGTTGGGTGAAATATGGAATGGCATGAAAAATGGAACAGGTGCAACTCATGACACATCTTTACTGGAAATATGTCAAACTTCATGACAAATGTTAAAGTATATGTTAGTGATGGTCAGAACATTTAGGCCTACACTCAGAGCTAATCTTATTattgataaaaaaataataatgcttgcatttaaacaatttaatagtattattttaaaatatttttaaaatgtaacatataaaatatttaaaacatttaaaaaagtacTTATTAAAGAGTTTGAACATCATTTACATGTGtagtcagaaatgaaaatgctaTGAGGTGATGTACTTATAACACAATTCTAATCTGTGCACCCTGGCTCGATAAATATATCAGAAACAACAGGGATGGTAGGAGATGTATTTAAGTAT includes the following:
- the zgc:64106 gene encoding retinol dehydrogenase 11; amino-acid sequence: MSWEWIDIISHPLWMVSTVILSIIVRSQRRGPWDPRACTVRLNGKTAIVTGANTGIGKFIALDFARRGARVILACRSEARGNAALQEIRRLSGNDDVHLKLLDTSSLDSVRKFAAQILQEEKQLHILVNNAGASGLPRALTADGIEVSFATNHVGPFLLTNLLLDLLKRSAPSRIVNVASVNHWRGKVDFSHFHGENLSYKMDTVYNHTKLHNILCTNELARRLQNTGVTANSLHPGVVMTEVMRNYSWLVRFLFSCVGFFFFKTPEEGAVSAIYCAVAEETEGITGKYFDSDCFIALPSPLARDPALATKDFEFCERLTAKL